One window of Phycodurus eques isolate BA_2022a chromosome 8, UOR_Pequ_1.1, whole genome shotgun sequence genomic DNA carries:
- the zgc:172121 gene encoding homocysteine S-methyltransferase gives MSLRARLRNVMDDEEALLLDGGLATELEAQGAHLQGDPLWSARLLHTNPQAITAAHQSFLLSGADVITSATYQATIQGFIQHLGVGSDASRELLASGFRLAQESATTFGSHQPAARPVVVAASVGPYGAFLHDGSEYSGGYADKMNIEELKAWHRPQLECLAASGADVFALETIPSVKEAEALAELLREFPNCDAWISFSCKDGMRLSDGTPFQDAVRAAGRSSQVLAVGINCCPPERVEPLLKSVVALRSPDRRWVVYPNSGEEWDTRRGWQTSGKTSATIPALSDTWIKQGAALIGGCCRVRPDQIGELRRHLQGRRPTAEA, from the exons ATGAGTTTACGCGCTCGACTGAGAAATGTCATGGACGATGAGGAAGCTCTGCTCTTGGACGGCGGATTAGCAACCGAATTGGAGGCTCAAGGTGCACATTTACAG GGAGATCCACTGTGGAGCGCCAGGCTGTTGCACACCAACCCCCAAGCTATCACAGCTGCTCATCAGAG CTTCCTTCTGAGTGGTGCTGACGTCATCACCAGCGCCACCTACCAGGCCACCATCCAAGGCTTCATCCAACACTTGGGCGTCGGTTCGGACGCCAGCAGGGAATTGCTGGCGTCCGGGTTTCGTCTGGCCCAAGAATCTGCGACGACGTTTGGTTCTCATCAGCCGGCGGCCCGTCCTGTGGTGGTGGCGGCGTCCGTGGGGCCCTACGGAGCCTTTCTGCATGACGGCTCAGAGTACAGTGGCGGGTATGCTGACAAAATGAACATAGAG GAGTTGAAAGCTTGGCATCGGCCTCAGCTGGAGTGTTTGGCAGCGTCAGGAGCGGACGTCTTCGCCTTGGAGACCATCCCGAGCGTCAAGGAGGCAGAAGCATTGGCAGAGCTGCTCCGGGAATTCCCAAACTGCGACGCCTGGATCTCCTTCTCTTGTAAG GACGGGATGCGTTTGTCGGACGGCACGCCGTTCCAAGACGCCGTCCGTGCGGCGGGCAGGTCCTCGCAGGTCCTGGCAGTGGGCATCAACTGTTGTCCTCCAGAGCGGGTGGAGCCTCTGCTGAAGTCGGTCGTGGCCCTGAGGAGCCCTGATAGGAGATGGGTGGTGTACCCCAACAGCGGAGAGGAGTGGGACACCCGACGGGG ATGGCAAACATCAGGGAAAACGTCAGCGACGATACCAGCTCTAAGTGACACGTGGATCAAGCAAGGGGCGGCTTTAATCG GGGGTTGCTGCCGCGTTCGTCCAGATCAAATCGGCGAGCTGAGGCGGCACTTACAAGGACGTCGCCCGACGGCGGAAGCGTGA
- the LOC133406850 gene encoding basic immunoglobulin-like variable motif-containing protein isoform X2, with amino-acid sequence MSKQANVANVLSLPLSFNIFTLNNNNNNNLTRVRFITKITEHSAWSHLRHFRLSDSSMLNTSEGPVGSPEASNMQRQTVGRAGEDRRLIGSLAHDASAAVTRRASSGELQLPRAFPVTHSREKFYTVCSDFALLNRAVRKQDDGDKSARDFRPGQSAGACVVSDGDCDMDDLTVGGDGKTTLAWEIDTTDFKAVLTRKIRTGCVKKCGSKKMKPDRASRNLQDVPPRPSLEDIQQRKVLDLRRWYCISRPQYKTSCGISSLVSCWNFLYSTLGAGSLPPVSQEETLHILGYRPPFDDIKFGPFTGNATLMRRGLPRPLPRWFRQINDHFRVRGCSYILYKPHGKHKTAGETAEGALGKLTLGLRDESMAYVYHCQNHYCCPLGFEATPLKAAKAYRGPLPASEMEHWILIGEPSRKHAAIHCKKWTDIVADLNTQNPEYLDIRHIEKGIQRRTTKKVGGNLHCIMAFQRVNWQKLGPWALNLENLRHAGCEAQETKRLAQLERSHSTGSQKDAPWRHLSNTADNRQKSSPDSDIDEDDSD; translated from the exons ATGTCCAAGCAAGCTAATGTTGCTAATGTGTTATCACTACCGctctcatttaacatttttacactgaataataataataataataacctcaCACGAGTCCGTTTTATAACGAAAATAACGGAACATTCAGCCTGGAGCCATCTCCGGCACTTCag GTTAAGTGATTCGTCCATGCTAAACACGTCAGAAGGTCCAGTTGGTTCGCCGGAAGCGTCAAATATGCAAAGGCAGACCGTCGGGAGGGCGGGAGAGGACCGCCGTCTCATCGGTTCCCTGGCCCACGACGCCTCCGCCGCCGTAACCCGGCGAGCGTCCAGCGGCGAGCTCCAGCTGCCCCGCGCCTTCCCGGTCACGCACTCCCGGGAGAAGTTCTACACCGTGTGCTCCGATTTCGCGCTGCTCAACCGGGCGGTGAGAAAGCAGGACGACGGCGACAAATCCGCCCGAGACTTCCGGCCCGGTCAGTCGGCGGGAGCCTGCGTGGTTTCCGACGGCGACTGCGATATGGACGACCTGACGGTCGGCGGGGACGGCAAGACCACCCTGGCGTGGGAGATCGACACCACCGATTTCAAGGCGGTGCTCACTCGCAAAATTAGGACAG GCTGCGTGAAGAAGTGCGGCAGCAAGAAGATGAAGCCGGACCGAGCCAGCAGGAACCTTCAGGACGTCCCGCCTCGCCCTTCGCTGGAGGACATCCAACAGAGGAAAGTTCTCGACCTCCGGCGATG GTACTGCATCAGCCGGCCGCAGTACAAGACGTCGTGCGGGATCTCGTCGCTGGTGTCCTGCTGGAACTTCCTGTACAGCACCCTGGGCGCAGGAAG TCTGCCGCCCGTCTCCCAGGAGGAGACGCTGCACATCCTGGGCTACCGGCCACCCTTTGACGACATCAAGTTCGGGCCCTTCACGGGCAACGCCACCCTCATGCg TCGTGGTCTTCCTCGCCCTCTCCCGAGATGGTTCCGGCAAATCAACGACCACTTCCGCGTGCGAGGCTGCTCGTACATCCTGTACAAGCCGCACGGGAAACACAAGACGGCGGGAGAGACGGCGGAGGGAGCCTTGGGCAAGCTGACGCTGGGCCTGAGGGACGAGTCCATGGCCTACGTCTACCACTGCCAGAACCACTACTGCTGCCCCCTCGGTTTCGAGGCCACGCCCCTCAAAGCGGCCAAGGCGTACAG GGGTCCTCTGCCCGCCAGCGAGATGGAACACTGGATCCTGATCGGAGAACCCAGCAGGAAGCACGCAGCCATCCACTGTAAAAA GTGGACGGACATCGTCGCCGACCTCAACACGCAGAATCCGGAATACCTGGACATCCGCCACATAGAGAAGGGCATCCAGAGGCGCACCACTAAAAAA GTGGGTGGCAACCTGCACTGCATCATGGCCTTTCAGCGGGTCAACTGGCAAAAGCTGGGCCCCTGGGCCCTCAACCTGGAGAACCTGCGTCACGCCGGCTGTGAGGCGCAGGAGACCAAGCGCCTCGCCCAGCTGGAACGTTCGCACAGCACGGGCAGCCAGAAGGACGCCCCCTGGAGGCACCTGTCCAACACTGCAGACAACCGACAGAAGAGCTCGCCCGACAGTGACATCGACGAGGACGACTCCGACTGA
- the LOC133406850 gene encoding basic immunoglobulin-like variable motif-containing protein isoform X3, with protein sequence MSKQANVANVLSLPLSFNIFTLNNNNNNNLTRVRFITKITEHSAWSHLRHFRLSDSSMLNTSEGPVGSPEASNMQRQTVGRAGEDRRLIGSLAHDASAAVTRRASSGELQLPRAFPVTHSREKFYTVCSDFALLNRAVRKQDDGDKSARDFRPGQSAGACVVSDGDCDMDDLTVGGDGKTTLAWEIDTTDFKAVLTRKIRTGCVKKCGSKKMKPDRASRNLQDVPPRPSLEDIQQRKVLDLRRWYCISRPQYKTSCGISSLVSCWNFLYSTLGAGSLPPVSQEETLHILGYRPPFDDIKFGPFTGNATLMRWFRQINDHFRVRGCSYILYKPHGKHKTAGETAEGALGKLTLGLRDESMAYVYHCQNHYCCPLGFEATPLKAAKAYRGPLPASEMEHWILIGEPSRKHAAIHCKKWTDIVADLNTQNPEYLDIRHIEKGIQRRTTKKVGGNLHCIMAFQRVNWQKLGPWALNLENLRHAGCEAQETKRLAQLERSHSTGSQKDAPWRHLSNTADNRQKSSPDSDIDEDDSD encoded by the exons ATGTCCAAGCAAGCTAATGTTGCTAATGTGTTATCACTACCGctctcatttaacatttttacactgaataataataataataataacctcaCACGAGTCCGTTTTATAACGAAAATAACGGAACATTCAGCCTGGAGCCATCTCCGGCACTTCag GTTAAGTGATTCGTCCATGCTAAACACGTCAGAAGGTCCAGTTGGTTCGCCGGAAGCGTCAAATATGCAAAGGCAGACCGTCGGGAGGGCGGGAGAGGACCGCCGTCTCATCGGTTCCCTGGCCCACGACGCCTCCGCCGCCGTAACCCGGCGAGCGTCCAGCGGCGAGCTCCAGCTGCCCCGCGCCTTCCCGGTCACGCACTCCCGGGAGAAGTTCTACACCGTGTGCTCCGATTTCGCGCTGCTCAACCGGGCGGTGAGAAAGCAGGACGACGGCGACAAATCCGCCCGAGACTTCCGGCCCGGTCAGTCGGCGGGAGCCTGCGTGGTTTCCGACGGCGACTGCGATATGGACGACCTGACGGTCGGCGGGGACGGCAAGACCACCCTGGCGTGGGAGATCGACACCACCGATTTCAAGGCGGTGCTCACTCGCAAAATTAGGACAG GCTGCGTGAAGAAGTGCGGCAGCAAGAAGATGAAGCCGGACCGAGCCAGCAGGAACCTTCAGGACGTCCCGCCTCGCCCTTCGCTGGAGGACATCCAACAGAGGAAAGTTCTCGACCTCCGGCGATG GTACTGCATCAGCCGGCCGCAGTACAAGACGTCGTGCGGGATCTCGTCGCTGGTGTCCTGCTGGAACTTCCTGTACAGCACCCTGGGCGCAGGAAG TCTGCCGCCCGTCTCCCAGGAGGAGACGCTGCACATCCTGGGCTACCGGCCACCCTTTGACGACATCAAGTTCGGGCCCTTCACGGGCAACGCCACCCTCATGCg ATGGTTCCGGCAAATCAACGACCACTTCCGCGTGCGAGGCTGCTCGTACATCCTGTACAAGCCGCACGGGAAACACAAGACGGCGGGAGAGACGGCGGAGGGAGCCTTGGGCAAGCTGACGCTGGGCCTGAGGGACGAGTCCATGGCCTACGTCTACCACTGCCAGAACCACTACTGCTGCCCCCTCGGTTTCGAGGCCACGCCCCTCAAAGCGGCCAAGGCGTACAG GGGTCCTCTGCCCGCCAGCGAGATGGAACACTGGATCCTGATCGGAGAACCCAGCAGGAAGCACGCAGCCATCCACTGTAAAAA GTGGACGGACATCGTCGCCGACCTCAACACGCAGAATCCGGAATACCTGGACATCCGCCACATAGAGAAGGGCATCCAGAGGCGCACCACTAAAAAA GTGGGTGGCAACCTGCACTGCATCATGGCCTTTCAGCGGGTCAACTGGCAAAAGCTGGGCCCCTGGGCCCTCAACCTGGAGAACCTGCGTCACGCCGGCTGTGAGGCGCAGGAGACCAAGCGCCTCGCCCAGCTGGAACGTTCGCACAGCACGGGCAGCCAGAAGGACGCCCCCTGGAGGCACCTGTCCAACACTGCAGACAACCGACAGAAGAGCTCGCCCGACAGTGACATCGACGAGGACGACTCCGACTGA
- the LOC133406850 gene encoding basic immunoglobulin-like variable motif-containing protein isoform X1, which translates to MSKQANVANVLSLPLSFNIFTLNNNNNNNLTRVRFITKITEHSAWSHLRHFRLSDSSMLNTSEGPVGSPEASNMQRQTVGRAGEDRRLIGSLAHDASAAVTRRASSGELQLPRAFPVTHSREKFYTVCSDFALLNRAVRKQDDGDKSARDFRPGQSAGACVVSDGDCDMDDLTVGGDGKTTLAWEIDTTDFKAVLTRKIRTGCVKKCGSKKMKPDRASRNLQDVPPRPSLEDIQQRKVLDLRRWYCISRPQYKTSCGISSLVSCWNFLYSTLGAGSLPPVSQEETLHILGYRPPFDDIKFGPFTGNATLMRNLATARRSLVPVSPVASRSGASRGLPRPLPRWFRQINDHFRVRGCSYILYKPHGKHKTAGETAEGALGKLTLGLRDESMAYVYHCQNHYCCPLGFEATPLKAAKAYRGPLPASEMEHWILIGEPSRKHAAIHCKKWTDIVADLNTQNPEYLDIRHIEKGIQRRTTKKVGGNLHCIMAFQRVNWQKLGPWALNLENLRHAGCEAQETKRLAQLERSHSTGSQKDAPWRHLSNTADNRQKSSPDSDIDEDDSD; encoded by the exons ATGTCCAAGCAAGCTAATGTTGCTAATGTGTTATCACTACCGctctcatttaacatttttacactgaataataataataataataacctcaCACGAGTCCGTTTTATAACGAAAATAACGGAACATTCAGCCTGGAGCCATCTCCGGCACTTCag GTTAAGTGATTCGTCCATGCTAAACACGTCAGAAGGTCCAGTTGGTTCGCCGGAAGCGTCAAATATGCAAAGGCAGACCGTCGGGAGGGCGGGAGAGGACCGCCGTCTCATCGGTTCCCTGGCCCACGACGCCTCCGCCGCCGTAACCCGGCGAGCGTCCAGCGGCGAGCTCCAGCTGCCCCGCGCCTTCCCGGTCACGCACTCCCGGGAGAAGTTCTACACCGTGTGCTCCGATTTCGCGCTGCTCAACCGGGCGGTGAGAAAGCAGGACGACGGCGACAAATCCGCCCGAGACTTCCGGCCCGGTCAGTCGGCGGGAGCCTGCGTGGTTTCCGACGGCGACTGCGATATGGACGACCTGACGGTCGGCGGGGACGGCAAGACCACCCTGGCGTGGGAGATCGACACCACCGATTTCAAGGCGGTGCTCACTCGCAAAATTAGGACAG GCTGCGTGAAGAAGTGCGGCAGCAAGAAGATGAAGCCGGACCGAGCCAGCAGGAACCTTCAGGACGTCCCGCCTCGCCCTTCGCTGGAGGACATCCAACAGAGGAAAGTTCTCGACCTCCGGCGATG GTACTGCATCAGCCGGCCGCAGTACAAGACGTCGTGCGGGATCTCGTCGCTGGTGTCCTGCTGGAACTTCCTGTACAGCACCCTGGGCGCAGGAAG TCTGCCGCCCGTCTCCCAGGAGGAGACGCTGCACATCCTGGGCTACCGGCCACCCTTTGACGACATCAAGTTCGGGCCCTTCACGGGCAACGCCACCCTCATGCg AAATCTAGCTACAGCTAGGAGGTCACTAGTTCCAGTTAGTCCTGTTGCGTCTCGTTCTGGCGCTAGTCGTGGTCTTCCTCGCCCTCTCCCGAGATGGTTCCGGCAAATCAACGACCACTTCCGCGTGCGAGGCTGCTCGTACATCCTGTACAAGCCGCACGGGAAACACAAGACGGCGGGAGAGACGGCGGAGGGAGCCTTGGGCAAGCTGACGCTGGGCCTGAGGGACGAGTCCATGGCCTACGTCTACCACTGCCAGAACCACTACTGCTGCCCCCTCGGTTTCGAGGCCACGCCCCTCAAAGCGGCCAAGGCGTACAG GGGTCCTCTGCCCGCCAGCGAGATGGAACACTGGATCCTGATCGGAGAACCCAGCAGGAAGCACGCAGCCATCCACTGTAAAAA GTGGACGGACATCGTCGCCGACCTCAACACGCAGAATCCGGAATACCTGGACATCCGCCACATAGAGAAGGGCATCCAGAGGCGCACCACTAAAAAA GTGGGTGGCAACCTGCACTGCATCATGGCCTTTCAGCGGGTCAACTGGCAAAAGCTGGGCCCCTGGGCCCTCAACCTGGAGAACCTGCGTCACGCCGGCTGTGAGGCGCAGGAGACCAAGCGCCTCGCCCAGCTGGAACGTTCGCACAGCACGGGCAGCCAGAAGGACGCCCCCTGGAGGCACCTGTCCAACACTGCAGACAACCGACAGAAGAGCTCGCCCGACAGTGACATCGACGAGGACGACTCCGACTGA
- the si:ch211-201h21.5 gene encoding uncharacterized protein si:ch211-201h21.5, which translates to MSEKLLVIDTDCGIDDAQAILVALAAPNVRVVAVTCVFGNSSVDNVCQNVFKVLAVGERGQIPVFRGSAGPLLGTTTDILCDHFGSDGLGDVLEERYPQWEEKIQAEHAVTAMVRLVAENPKQVTLVALGPLTNLALAVKMDPSFPGNLKELYIMGGNMEGAGNLTPCSEFNFAMDPEAAYVVLEEFLCPTYLATWEYACRNALSWEFFEELTSQDTVASRFMKTITSRCWAYSREALSKKRDVHFGPGFVSFDSYAVAACVDAGVVAESVRCPVRVELQGAMCRGMMALDRVGSLNKQHSVTVFTKCHKDRLARLLVESLRH; encoded by the exons ATGTCCGAGAAGCTGCTCGTTATCGACACGGACTGCGGCATCGACGACGCCCAGGCCATCCTGGTGGCCCTGGCGGCGCCGAACGTCCGCGTCGTGGCTGTCACCTGCGTGTTCGGGAACTCCTCTGTGGACAACGTGTGCCAGAATGTGTTCAAAGTGCTTGCAGTGGGGGAGCGAGGACAA ATCCCGGTGTTCCGAGGTTCCGCAGGGCCTCTTCTCGGGACCACCACGGACATCCTCTGCGACCACTTTGGCTCGGACGGCCTCGGCGACGTTTTGGAGGAACGGTATCCCCAGTGGGAGGAGAAAATCCAGGCGGAACACGCAGTGACCGCCATGGTGCGCCTGGTGGCGGAGAACCCAAAGCAG GTGACACTGGTGGCCCTGGGGCCCCTCACCAACCTGGCGCTGGCCGTCAAGATGGACCCAAGCTTCCCTGGAAACCTCAAAGAACTTTACATCATGGGTGGCAACATGGAAG GGGCAGGAAACTTGACACCATGCTCAGAGTTCAACTTCGCTATGGATCCGGAGGCCGCTTACGTAGTTCTGGAGGAGTTTTTGTGCCCGACTTATTTGGCGACGTGGGAATACGCCTGCAGAAACGCGCTGTCGTGG GAATTCTTCGAGGAGCTGACAAGCCAGGACACGGTGGCGTCCCGTTTCATGAAGACCATCACATCTCGCTGCTGGGCCTACTCCCGGGAGGCCCTAAGCAAGAAGCGCGACGTTCACTTCGGGCCGGGCTTCGTCTCGTTCGACTCGTACGCGGTGGCGGCGTGCGTGGATGCCGGGGTGGTGGCCGAGAGCGTGCGCTGTCCGGTGCGCGTGGAGCTGCAGGGTGCCATGTGCCGCGGCATGATGGCACTGGACCGCGTGGGCAGCCTGAACAAGCAGCACAGCGTGACGGTGTTCACCAAATGCCACAAGGACAGGTTGGCACGGCTGCTGGTCGAGTCGCTAAGGCATTAG